AGGGGGCGGGCCATGTCGCCGGGCTGGTCCTGGTTGCGCCCGCCGCCGACATGACCCTCCACATCGAGGCCGAGATCGCGGCGAGGCCCGAGGCGCTGGCCGCGCTGGAACGCGACGGCATCTGGCAGAGGCCCAGCCGCTACGGCGATCCCTATCCGATCACGCGCAACCTCATCGCGGACGGGCGCCGGCACTGCGTCCTGGAGGAGGGGCTCGATCTTTCCTGTCCTTTGCGCATACTGCATGGCGACCAGGATCCCGACGTGCCCTGGCAGCTCGGCCTCAGGACCTTTCAGGCGGTCCGCGCCGCCGACGCGCAGTTCACCTTGATCAAGGATGGCGATCACCGCCTGTCGCGCGATCAGGATATCCTGGCCATCCACCGCGCCGCCGAGGAGCTGGCAAGCGCATATAGGTGGCGTAGCCAACTCACTGATGCCCCCAAACCTTGATGGCCGAAA
This genomic stretch from Nordella sp. HKS 07 harbors:
- a CDS encoding carboxylesterase; protein product: MPQFEMMETRPAIRIAVDRREPRDADRKRPGFLWLGGFKSDMTGTKAERLRELSERDDRLFIRFDYSGHGASEGRFEDGNLSLWLAEARLALSLAGDRPMILIGSSMGGFLALLLAREGAGHVAGLVLVAPAADMTLHIEAEIAARPEALAALERDGIWQRPSRYGDPYPITRNLIADGRRHCVLEEGLDLSCPLRILHGDQDPDVPWQLGLRTFQAVRAADAQFTLIKDGDHRLSRDQDILAIHRAAEELASAYRWRSQLTDAPKP